The window TCATGGTTGAGGCTTTCTTGCAAAAGATCTGTGACCGAATGTTGATGAGTTTCTTCAATGGTAGAGATGCGCTGGCTGGGATGCCCCTCTAAGCCGGTAATGATCTCCCCCGCTTCTTGAGCATGAAGCAATGACTCTTCAGCCTGCGCCTTGAAGAAGGCCACAATCGGGATGCGGTTTGGTCCAGTCACCATTAGAGAGTAGTGGGTGTAACGAACTACGCCAGCTAGCTCAAATTCCATGATTTGATTGAGTAGCTCAGTGGTGCTCTTGATATCAAGATCTTTCATTCA of the Acaryochloris thomasi RCC1774 genome contains:
- a CDS encoding ferritin-like domain-containing protein, yielding MKDLDIKSTTELLNQIMEFELAGVVRYTHYSLMVTGPNRIPIVAFFKAQAEESLLHAQEAGEIITGLEGHPSQRISTIEETHQHSVTDLLQESLNHEQTALEMYKKLLDVVEDASIYLKEYVRTKIGQEEMHNLEIKKMLRDFS